From Pirellulales bacterium, the proteins below share one genomic window:
- a CDS encoding SMI1/KNR4 family protein: MNPLFDQDANPIMRRLQDSYEPALTAADLGRIASELGIQWPADFAEFLLRFNGGYFNHPVDFDILAPADLVSGGTVQRVEGLFPQAPEYEEDMRRTAYRLEGSIPDTMLPIASCWGDWVLLAVRGRDYGKIYLWDHINGGPEDIHLIAYGFSQFMAGLRPAEDHEKPQERLPAFKAVATGNEAAVEAHLADGGVVDLRNDKGETLLMCAARWRWPRLVKRLLAAGASVEARDGQGQTPLYFAMLGHSNDSIKLLAAAGADLSYRDSTGHCLVQRAREFHFWSAAHKLVQLGAPEE, translated from the coding sequence GTGAACCCATTATTCGACCAAGACGCCAATCCAATTATGCGGCGGTTACAGGACTCGTACGAGCCGGCGCTGACGGCCGCCGACTTGGGGCGGATTGCCAGCGAGCTCGGAATTCAATGGCCGGCCGATTTTGCCGAGTTTCTTTTGCGCTTCAATGGGGGCTATTTTAATCATCCGGTTGACTTCGACATCCTCGCGCCGGCCGATCTCGTTTCAGGCGGCACCGTACAGAGAGTTGAAGGCCTGTTCCCGCAGGCCCCGGAGTACGAGGAGGACATGCGCAGGACGGCGTACCGGCTTGAAGGTAGTATCCCTGACACGATGCTGCCGATCGCGAGCTGTTGGGGAGACTGGGTGTTGCTGGCGGTCCGGGGTCGCGATTATGGCAAGATCTACCTCTGGGACCACATCAACGGCGGGCCCGAAGATATCCACCTGATCGCGTACGGTTTCTCACAGTTCATGGCGGGCCTGCGGCCCGCTGAGGACCACGAAAAGCCGCAGGAAAGGCTGCCGGCGTTTAAGGCGGTCGCAACCGGGAACGAAGCCGCCGTCGAGGCACACCTCGCTGACGGCGGCGTGGTGGACCTGCGCAATGATAAGGGCGAGACCCTGCTGATGTGCGCTGCCCGTTGGAGGTGGCCGCGTTTGGTGAAGCGTCTGCTAGCTGCCGGAGCGTCGGTTGAAGCGCGCGACGGACAGGGCCAGACGCCGCTCTATTTCGCCATGCTTGGCCACTCGAACGATTCGATCAAGCTGCTTGCCGCCGCTGGCGCCGACCTCAGCTATCGGGATTCCACCGGTCACTGCCTCGTCCAGCGCGCGCGGGAGTTCCATTTCTGGTCCGCAGCCCACAAGCTCGTTCAACTCGGAGCACCGGAAGAGTGA